A region of Larus michahellis chromosome 15, bLarMic1.1, whole genome shotgun sequence DNA encodes the following proteins:
- the SCAI gene encoding protein SCAI isoform X4 — translation MSSGGAEDDIPQAERKTVTDFCYLLDKSKQLFNGLRDLPQYGQKQWQSYFGRTFDVYTKLWKFQQQHRQVLDNRYGLKRWQIGEIASKIGQLYYHYYLRTSETSYLNEAFSFYSAIRQRSYYSQVNKEDRPELVVKKLRYYARFIVVCLLLNKMDVVKDLVKELSDEIEDYTHRFNTEDQVEWNLVLQEVAAFIEADPVMVLNDDNTIVITSNRLSETGAPLLEQGMIVGQLALADALIIGNCNNQVKFSELTIDMFRMLQALEREPMNLASQMNKPGMQESTEKPARRENPHKYLLYKPTFSQLYTFLAASFKELPANSVLLIYLSATGVFPSGRSDSEGPYDFGGVLTNSNRDIINGDAIHKRNQSYKEMHCLHPGDLYPFTRKPLFIIVDSSNSVAYKNFTNLFGQPLVCLLSPTAYPKALQDQSQRGSLFTLFLNNPLMAFLFVSGLSSMRRGLWEKCQDYLRKINRDIAQLLTHSRSIDQSFLQFFGDEFLRLLLTRFIFCSATMRMHKIFRQETRNYPESYPQLPRDETVENPHLQKHILELASILDVRNVFLENTLDDY, via the exons ATGTCATCAGGAGGAGCTGAAGATGATATTCCtcaagcagagaggaaaacagtGACAGACTTTTGCTACTTATTGGATAAATCTAAACAGCTATTCAATGGCTTAAG GGATTTACCTCAGTATGGGCAAAAGCAGTGGCAATCCTATTTTGGGCGAACATTTGACGTTTACACCAAACTCTGGAAGTTTCAACAGCAACATCG ACAAGTATTGGACAATCGGTATGGGTTGAAGCGGTGGCAAATTGGGGAAATTGCTTCCAAGATTGGGCAGCTCTATTACCATTATTA TTTGCGCACTTCAGAAACCAGCTATCTCAATGAAGCTTTCTCCTTCTATTCAGCAATTAGGCAGAGGTCATACTACTCACAAGTCAACAAAGAAGACAG GCCTGAATTAGTGGTGAAGAAGCTGCGTTACTATGCAAGGTTTATAGTGGTTTGTCTCTTGCTCAACAAAATGGATGTTGTAAAGGATCTTGTAAAG GAGCTGTCAGATGAAATTGAGGACTACACTCATCGTTTTAATACTGAAGATCAAGTGGAGTGGAACCTGGTTCTTCAGGAAGTGGCAGCGTTTATTGAG gcAGACCCTGTCATGGTTTTAAATGATGACAACACCATTGTAATCACCTCTAACAGGCTTTCTGAAACAGGAGCTCCGTTGCTAGAGCAGGGAATGATAGTGGGACAGCTTGCTCTTGCAGATGCACTCATTATTGGGAACTGCAACAACCAG GTCAAGTTCAGCGAGTTGACAATCGATATGTTCCGAATGCTACAAGCACTTGAAAGAGAACCAATGAATTTAGCGTCACAAATGAACAAACCTGGAATGCAA GAGTCAACGGAGAAACCAGCCAGGCGGGAAAACCCTCATAAATATCTACTTTATAAACCAACTTTTAGCCAGCTGTATACATTTTTAGCAGCATCATTTAAG GAGCTGCCTGCAAACAGTGTACTGCTGATTTACTTGTCTGCCACGGGCGTGTTTCCATCAGGTCGTTCGGATAGTGAAG GTCCCTATGATTTTGGTGGTGTCCTGACAAATAGCAACCGGGACATTATAAATGGGGATGCTATCCACAAGCGAAACCAATCTTACAAGGAGATGCACTG TCTTCACCCTGGAGATCTCTACCCTTTCACCAGAAAGCCCCTCTTCATCATTGTGGACTCTTCAAACAGTGTTGCCTATAAG AATTTCACAAACTTATTTGGACAACCATTGGTGTGCTTGCTGTCTCCAACAGCATATCCAAAAGCATTACAAG atcagtCTCAGCGGGGTAGCCTCTTCACACTCTTTCTGAACAATCCTTTAATGGCATTCCTATTTGTCTCTGGATTATCAAGCATGCGCAGAGGATTGTGGGAGAAGTGTCAAGATTACCTTAGAAAAATCAACCGAGATATTGCCCAGCTGCTGACCCACTCCCGATCCATAG ATCAGTCCTTTCTTCAATTTTTTGGGGATGAATTTCTTCGCTTGCTTCTAACAAGATTTATCTTCTGTTCGGCTACTATGAGGATGCACAAAATTTTCCGG